The following are encoded in a window of Haladaptatus sp. R4 genomic DNA:
- a CDS encoding DUF4350 domain-containing protein: MPTRVLGAFALVVVVGLFVTASTSTASFGAYNHAWDGTSDLRGVASETSATSQIAHDTAAYSRVTPNGTVGIILSPDENYSATDRARLRRFVRQGGTLLVAGDYGGQTNRLLSALGTDARLDGRPVRDDQRQYRSPALPVANNVSNRSPVANISALSLNHGTVVTPGNATVLVSTSEYAYLDANGNRKLDDDETISSMLVATVERVGEGRVFVVSDSSIMINTMLDRSDNRAFVRAILDGNRTVLLDYSHTARLPPLALAVLTLRESALWQLFVGCGCLSFVLLWAQRPESATRRWNSLVARISPSDARTTTMSPNRSIDANPSLSESAMVDYLREQHPDWDTERIERIVAAYREERSD; the protein is encoded by the coding sequence ATGCCGACGCGCGTCCTCGGTGCGTTCGCCCTCGTTGTCGTCGTCGGTCTGTTCGTCACGGCTTCCACGTCGACCGCCTCGTTCGGCGCGTACAATCACGCGTGGGACGGCACGAGCGACCTCCGCGGCGTCGCATCGGAGACGAGTGCGACCTCGCAAATTGCCCACGATACCGCCGCCTATTCGCGTGTGACTCCCAACGGCACCGTCGGAATCATCCTCTCGCCGGACGAGAACTACTCGGCTACCGACCGCGCTCGCCTTCGACGATTCGTGCGACAGGGCGGAACGCTGCTCGTCGCGGGTGATTACGGGGGACAGACGAACCGACTGCTCTCGGCGCTGGGAACCGACGCCCGCCTCGACGGCCGCCCGGTCCGCGACGACCAGCGACAGTACCGTTCCCCGGCGTTACCGGTTGCGAACAACGTGTCGAACCGCTCGCCCGTGGCGAACATCTCGGCGCTCTCGCTCAATCACGGTACCGTCGTTACCCCAGGAAACGCGACGGTGCTCGTCAGCACGTCCGAGTACGCCTATCTCGACGCGAACGGCAACCGGAAACTGGACGACGACGAGACGATTTCCTCGATGCTCGTCGCAACCGTCGAACGGGTCGGCGAGGGACGCGTGTTCGTCGTCAGCGACTCCAGCATCATGATCAACACGATGCTCGACCGGTCGGACAACCGGGCGTTCGTCCGTGCTATCCTCGACGGGAATCGGACTGTCCTGCTCGATTACTCACACACGGCCCGGCTCCCGCCGCTCGCGCTCGCCGTCTTGACGCTTCGGGAATCCGCGCTGTGGCAACTGTTCGTCGGGTGCGGGTGTCTCTCCTTCGTTCTCCTCTGGGCGCAGCGACCGGAGAGTGCGACTCGCCGATGGAACTCGCTCGTCGCTCGAATTTCCCCGTCCGACGCCCGAACGACGACGATGTCGCCGAACCGGTCGATCGATGCGAATCCATCGTTGTCCGAATCGGCGATGGTCGACTACCTACGGGAGCAACACCCGGACTGGGATACCGAACGTATCGAGCGTATCGTCGCGGCGTATCGTGAGGAACGGTCCGATTGA